The Oncorhynchus nerka isolate Pitt River linkage group LG3, Oner_Uvic_2.0, whole genome shotgun sequence genome includes the window TTGTCATGGAAAACTAAGTGGGTCATGCATACAACTTCAACCGTGTTACCCATAGATACcgtccgcaaggcaatcaaaccctccgcaaggcaatcaaacaaacgAAATACCAGTACAGGGACCGGTACAACCTTGTTTTTGCTCTTGAGATGGAAAAAAGTGTATTTTTTAAGGTGAATATGTGCTCTTTATGGCAGAATCTTAAAATAAGCTTTGTTTGTTTTctgtataaaatataaatatgtaACTGCTTTTCaaactagagacagagacagtaatgTATTAAGTAATGTATTAAATTGCATATAGGGTATGTAGGCTATACCATTACATGAACTCAATCAAGGACACAACGAGACAATGACTAGTGCTTAAATAccggtacagggacaaagtggagtcgcaattcaacggctcagacacgagacgtatgtggcaggatctacaggaaatcacggactacaaaaagaaaaccagccacgtcacggacaccgacatcccgtttccagacaaactaaacaccttctttgaggataatacagtgccaccgtggCGGCCCACTAACAAGgaccgtggccgacgtgagtaaaatatttaaacgtgttaaccctcgcaaggctgctggcccagacggcatcccaagccgcgtcttcagagcatgcgcagaccagcggctggtgtgtttacggacatattcaatcgctccctatctcagtctgctgtccccacatgcttcaagattgccaccattgttcctgtacccaagaaggcaaagataactgaagtAAATGACTACcgtccgtagcactcacttctgtcatcaagaAGTGCATCTTACCGGCcacactagacccacttcagtttgcatacccccccaacaggtccacagacgatgcaatcaccatcacactgcacactgtcctatcccatctggacaagaggaatacctatgtaagaatgctgttcattgactagagctcagcattcaacaccatagtaccttccaagctcatcacctagcaggaggccctgggtctcaaccctgccctgagcaattgggtcctggactttctgacgggtcgcccccaggtggtgaaggtaggaaacaacgtCTCCACTTTGCTGAccttcaacactggggccccacaatggtgtgtgctcagccccctcctgtactccctgttcacccacgactgtacggccacgcatgcctccaactcaatcatcaagtttgcagatgacacaacagtagtgggcttgattaccaacaatgacgagacagcctacagggaggagatgagggcactgagggtgtggtgtcaggaaaataacctctcactcaacgtcaacaaaacaaaggagatgatcgtggacttcaggaaacagcagaggcagCACCCCCTATTGACGGGATAGCAGTGTAGAAAGtgtaaagttttaagttcctcggcatacacatcacagaccaactgaaatggtccacccacacagacagtgtgttgaaGAAGGCTGAATAAATGTGGCTTGACACCCAAAACCCtggcaaacttttacagatgcacaatcgagagcatcctgtcgggctgtatcaccgcctggtatggcaactgctccgccctcaaccgcaaagctctccagagggtcgtgccgtctgcacaacgcatcaccgggggcaaactacctgccctccatgacacctacagcacccgatgtcacaggaaggccataaagatcatcaaggacatcaaccacccgagccactgcctgttcaccccgctatcatccagaaggcgaggtcagtacaggtgcatcaaagctgggaccgagagactgaaaaacatctatctcaaggccatcagactgttaaacagcaatcactaactcagagaagCTGCTGCCCACACtaagacccaatcactggacactttaataaattaaacgctagtcactttaaacaatgccactttaaataattccactttaatattgtttacatatcttacaatactcatatcatatgtatatactgtattttataccacctATTACACCTTGCCTATGCAGGTCAgctatcgctcatccatatatttatatgtacatgttctcattcacccctttagatgtgtgtattaggtagttgtggaattgttagattacttgttagatattactgcacagtcggaactagaggcacaagcattttgctacactcgcattaacatctgctaaccacgtgtatgtgacaaataaaattagatttgatactGTTTGttttgtgaagcttgcattcgattgcccctccctgttgcacacaacaggcttccattccccctgtcacaaggaTATTTATGACTGATTTAACATGAAGTTTTCCATACTGTTGGGCAACCTTGTTTTTGCTCATGAGATGGAAAAAGGCGTATTTTTTAAGGTGAATATGTGGCTTTATGGCAGAATCTTGATTAAGGTACTCTATTCAAAAGGATTAATTGGTGGAACGACACAATTGTCCATTATGCTCGAAATTGCCCACATATTAAATAAGCTTTGTTTGTTTTctgtataaaatataaatatgtaACTGCTTTCCAAACTTTCAGAACTAGAGACAGAGTAATGTATTAAATTGCATATAGGGTATGTAGGCTATACCATTACATGAACTCAATCAAGGACACAACGAGACAATGACTAGTGAGTAAATAACCTGCGTTATTAAAGCATCCAGCACACCTGAGTTGAAGAGCACGGCTCCTTTGAGGTAGGCATATTCCTTGGTACTGAtgtctaaaccccaacactttttCAGGAACGCTTTGATGCCCTGGATATCCGCGAGAGAGACCCCGGGTGTTCCCGCGCTCTGCTCCGGCTCAACCTGTCTGTCCATGAAGCTGCCTTGGCTGACACAGCCACCGGTCAGGATCCGCTGCAACATGCTAGGTTCCGCGGTCTCCGTGGTCTCGAAGTCCACCCGGTCCTGCGCGAGGCCCAGCACAAGCAGCGGCACCCAGCCGTTCCGAACGAGCAGCAGCTGGTCATCCTCGGGAAGCTCGCGGAAACACGGCACGTTCTTTACAAATCGCAGAGTCTTCATGAGGACCGCGGATGCGGCTTTGCAGGTCACCTGGGGGGACCGGAGAGACCCCCGTCGCAGCGAGGAACCGCAAGAGCAAGCCTGTTGCTGCCTAAGCTCGAACCTCGaagaagaggagcaggaggagaccTTGAGCACTTGGTGCTGCTGTCTGTGTTGTGGCTGTGATGTTGGTTCCTCGGTGGTCGTGAGGCTGTCGTTCTTCAGTATGTTGTACAGGATGCTGTTGTTATTGTTTTGCCCCCCGGCGCCCTGACAATGACAGCCCTCCAGAGTGGCCATGGCCAGTGGCGCGCTTACatccagagagggggagggtgtttTTTGGCCCCTATTACCCCCGCGCGAACAGCAGCACATTTATACTAGCTCCCGTCTGTCCTCGAGCTTTGAGGACTTGTTGTTTAGACTTTTTACATATTCCACCTCAGAGACGcctcccactcactcactcatgctctctctctccgcccctttCTCCCTGTGCTGCTCCAGTCCTCCCCAGTACGTGCACCCAGAGGGAGCCAGCTGCTGCAAGTTGAATAGTAAGGTCCACTATCATAAAATAACATGTTAAGCAGCATCACCCCTTCAGTTAGTTTAAAATAGCCTATACGGAAAAGGACAAACGGTACCTCAGGGCATGCCAATTATATCACACaaggaggcagacagagagactgggggggCAGACAGACTGACCAATTCTATACCCTTGAGGTTATCCAGTTATTTTTGGACACAACGGTCTATATTTATCTCACTATCCCAAAAGCAAAACAAATATTCATACTTGCTCTAtttctgtgagtgtgtctgtgtgtgcatacttgtgtttttgtgtgtgagagagatactcTATTCTTAGGATTTTGTCTTGACTCCCTCACAGCACCGTTAATCAGCTGTTAGCTGGTAAAGAATAGGCCAGAGACAGAGCTGAAGGCTTAATTATTTTAGGGAGAATTTATCTGATTTTCTATGTGAacaggagcagagagagcagcACTGGGAAGGCCTGGCGCTAACCTTGACTCGGACACACTGTTATTGATTTAACCGTGAAAACTGGAACGCTTGAATTATGATGTCATGACTCAACGCTCCCAGCACATCTGTCACCAGGGGTGGGGGGATGGACTAACCTGGAGgaaggaaggtagaggaggagggggaggcaatATTCAGGAAGAATGTTTTTCTCTCAGATTGTATTATGGGAcaagactggggggggggggagggagggagagatggatagatagatagagagaaggacagagagaaagacacataGGGGGCATCAAGTATAGGAAAGGTTGTAAGTGCATGAGCCTTGAGACTACATTTGGTAGTCCAGGGGAGAGCCTGAACAAAGACTTCCACACTGcctctactgtatagtgtttagaaaAGGTTGTTTTGGGCTTGGAGAAATGACTGGCATTGAGTGACTAGCCATATtcataaacaggggagagagacctCCTTCTACTGTGTGCTCCAAGAACccaagacaggaagagaaacttTGACCGCAGCTTCAGAACATTAACAGAGAGAGAATGGCTTTCTATTGATACACAGCAGCAAGAAAATAGAGATGTTTTACATGTTTATATTCAATGTCGAGCTGGAATAAAGAACCAGACCAAAGgctgtcctctccacccctctcaaaccctctccaaccctcccctctcctcttcaaccCTCTCAAACCCTCTCcaacccactcctcctctccaaccctctcctcctctccaaccttctcctctcctatccaaccctctcctcctctccaacgctctccaaccctcccctctcctcttcaaccCTCTCAAACCCTCTCcaacccactcctcctctccaaccctctcctccactccaatcctctcctcttctccaaccctctcctctccatccctcacctccaaccctctcctctctcaccctctccaatcctctccaaccctctcctctgctcctttccaaccatctcctcctctcctcgcctGCTCTCTTTGCCTCTCAGGTAATACAAATTCTTCTCATTCTGTCATAGTCTTCTATTCCTCTACTTGTTAATCTGGTTATGGTAATGAGGATGGAAGGCGAATTCAGGCCCCTACCCATGAATTGTGATTTTGCCTCAGAAGTCAGTTTCTTTAATGCCACAGAAAAGGGCCAATCGTTTTCCACCCACTGCAAAGACAGAAAGGCACTCATGTTTTACTGTACTGTTTTTAATGTTCATATGAGTGAGAGTGCAAAACAGAAAAGTGCTGGTTTGGAAGCTGTTAATGTCAGGTAACAGTTAAAGCCACTGTGCCAGATTGGCAGCAGATTTATGGCCTTAGATTTATAATCATGTTCTCATACTTTGGCTGGGCTATGGCTGAGCAGGGCTTAGCGGGAGAGATTTGGAGGGGAGTCGAGGAAAGGGGTTGTGaaaggagagggtgggagagcaGAGGGCGGGTGAGAGGAGTGGAAGGCATGTGtaaggagagaaaagaagaggaggaggaaaggagagaggagatgggagaggcagtgATATCACCCTCTTAGGTCCAgtttgtcctctcctgtcctctcctgtctgtgtgtgatgtgatcCAGACTGTCTCTCTGGGCCCAGATCTGCTGGTCCCCTGCCCAGTAAAACATGGGTCAGCATACCCCTGTACTACACACCGACATctactccctctgtgtgtgtgtgtgtgtgtgtgtgtgtgtgtgtgtgtgtgtgtgtgtatgtgtgtgaaccACATGCTAAAATAGGAAGGTCACAGACACACCTTGGGTCACAGTGGCTAAATGTATTTATACATTGCCTTATTATACTTCAACAGAACAATCAACAAGCTCTcccagtctcacgtcagaattagacattcatccatgtttctcaaacgtcaaatttcgatGTTTCAAATGTCAAATTTCGAAGTGCTTGGTTACTTCTCTGTATCATTCCAAGGTTAAGCACTAACTCCGTATTCTTAAGgatagacattaactctgaattttTAAGGTTTGGAATAAGCTGTAAACTATAAATATCAAAGACAATTTTCTATCGCTGGATTCGAACATGCAATCTTTGGCCACCCCCTGTGCGGCGGTTTCTTTTGTTTTTTACCTCTATATTCTTGCTGGATAGTTTGATAGCTAACATTGGGttaatgcggaagacacatttcagttgaatacattcagtcggaaaactgactaggtatccccctttccctttctaatGTTAGCGCCGTTAACTAGCTAAACTCTTATGTGGACGCCTCCGTCTAGTTCCCAAGAACAGCAGAACGGTAAGTCAACTTTGCTTTTGAACTTTGTAATCATCTCTAAAGTTGTTTTACCTGCAATCATACTAATTACCTAGATGTTAAGTTAAAAACCCTGATGATGTCATTCAAAGTTtctttgtagctagctagctaagctatCACTAGCTCGCTACTGTAGGTGGTTAATGTggtctacagtaggttacagtatcATTACAGATTTACTGAATGAAAAAAATATAGCCTTGGCACTGCTAGTCAGCTAGTTGGTTGATATGGGGTAGTGTAAGCTACAGTACAAAATTGCTAAATGATAACAACATGGCTTTGTCACTAGCTAGTAGTTGGTTGatggggtagagtagagtaggctaCAATACAGCAACAGTAGCCTTCCATAGTGTTCTGTTATTTGTTGGGTCTGGAAATAGTTAAATTACTCAACATTATAGAGAGATCACGTAATCATGCAGCTGTGGAGGTGTCACATTGTCTTTATCCATACCATAGCTGCTGCGATGATTATGCCTTCTATTTGAGAGCTCTAACCTCTAtgccaggtctcccttgaaaaaaaaatgttatgTTGCCTTGGTAAAATATTCTAAAGTTTGTGTGTACTCTTACAAGATAGAACTGTGTGGTTCAGTGGCAGATTTTCAAAAGAAaatagacatatatatatatatatatatatatatatatatatatatacagttgaagtcggaagtttagatatacttaggttgaagtcattaaaacttgtttttcaaccactccacaaatttcttgttaacaaactatagttttggcaagtcggttaggacatctactttgtgcatgacacaagtcatttttccaacaattgtttacagacagattatttcacttataactgactgtatcacaattccagtgggtcagaagtttacatacacaaagttgactgtgcctttaaacagcttggaaaattccagaaaattatgtcatggctttagaagcttctgacaggctaattgacataatttgagtcaattggaggtgtacctgcgaatgtatttcaaggcctaccttaaaactcaatgcctctttgcttgacatcatgggaaaatcaaaataaatcagccaagaactcagaaagaattgtagacctccacaag containing:
- the LOC115118220 gene encoding nuclear receptor subfamily 0 group B member 1-like — translated: MCCCSRGGNRGQKTPSPSLDVSAPLAMATLEGCHCQGAGGQNNNNSILYNILKNDSLTTTEEPTSQPQHRQQHQVLKVSSCSSSSRFELRQQQACSCGSSLRRGSLRSPQVTCKAASAVLMKTLRFVKNVPCFRELPEDDQLLLVRNGWVPLLVLGLAQDRVDFETTETAEPSMLQRILTGGCVSQGSFMDRQVEPEQSAGTPGVSLADIQGIKAFLKKCWGLDISTKEYAYLKGAVLFNSDLPGLCYLNYIQSLRSEAHQALNEYVKLIHRDDATRFAKLLIALAMLRAISPPVVAQLFFKPIIGAVNMEEVLLEMFYGK